AGCGGATCGTCCTCCATCTCCGCAAAGCTGCACCCACCCCACTCTCCGAAATCGACTTCCAGCAGCGCCTCATCGATTTCCATCGCGGTACCGTGGACCTCGGTAATGGCTGCTGCAGTTTGTCGGGCACGCTCCATGGGACTCGTAACCAGACGGTCGAGCCGTTGAAATTTCAGCTGTCCGGCCAGTGTCCGTACCTGGTCGAATCCGCGCTCGGTAAGACGCACCCCGGGAGCACGTCCGGTAAGCGTCTTTCCCACGGCTTCGGTTTCGCCGTGGCGAATAAACACAAATCGGGTCACGAGGCGCTGACCTGTCGAACACGCGTGGCTGGTTTCACTATGTAACGCTCCACGACCTCCGAAGCAAATTGGGAGAATTCGGCAAGATCGATCGGCGGGCTGGTGTGGCAGGGCCGACGGCCGCGGGATGGGGGAGTAAAGCAGAGCGTGAGGGTGACATCGAAAGACGCAATGGCCTCCATCTGCCGATCAAACCACTCGAGCGCACCGGGACGATGCCAGTCGGCCCAACTGATGCCAGTACGCAGCCGCTTCACGCCCAACTGTTTCAACCAAGCCACGGCCTCTTCGAGACGATGATCCTCGAAATGGAACCACTGGCAAATCCCCATTTCCGGGTCCAAGTGTTCCAGCGCCGGCTTCGGTGTGCCGTCATGGCGTAACAACCCCATATAAAAGTGCCGGTAATAAGCACTGCCTTCGCTCTCTCGATGCCGTGTGGTCGCCTCCCAGCTGGGCGGCAGGTCGTAAAGGCTGTACCAGAACACCCGCTCCACCCGGTCAAGCAGCAGCTCGGTGGTACGTTTCAGTCCGAATACCTGGACCTCTTCCGCCCCGAATGTCGAAACTCCCACCTCCGTCACCCAGACGGGGAGATCCGTTACATCCTCGATTTCCGCCACCTTGTCCGGCCAGTGGTCGAGCTGCCAATGGTTCCAGTCAAGGGGAAAACCGTGCACCCCCACCGCATCAAGCTCCTTCAATACGCCATACCCCATCAGCAGACGGATGAAATCCGCGTCAATGGGGGAAATGCCCCCGAGCACGAGCTTGATCTCGGGTGTCAGTGCCCGCACGGTCAGCGCGGCTCTGCGGGTCATCTCGGCGTACTCCCGCCACTCCGGATCCATTTCAAAGTCCCAGTGCGAGAGGTTGTTCGGTTCGTTCCAGAACTTGATGGCCTCGATCATAATGCGCTTCCGGGGACCTTGTGGCCCGCGTCGACGGACTTATCTTCGTTTTCCACCCGATGTACCCAGCCGTTGATAAAGGCTTCGGTC
This genomic interval from Thiohalomonas denitrificans contains the following:
- a CDS encoding histidine phosphatase family protein, producing the protein MTRFVFIRHGETEAVGKTLTGRAPGVRLTERGFDQVRTLAGQLKFQRLDRLVTSPMERARQTAAAITEVHGTAMEIDEALLEVDFGEWGGCSFAEMEDDPLWRRYHEFRGGIRIPGGEMALEIQARVVAATERLRRETPDGVIALVSHGDPIRYGVAFYAGIPLDLALRTNIDIASVSAIAVDDRGARVLCVNHTGSLPVF
- a CDS encoding glycoside hydrolase 5 family protein, whose protein sequence is MIEAIKFWNEPNNLSHWDFEMDPEWREYAEMTRRAALTVRALTPEIKLVLGGISPIDADFIRLLMGYGVLKELDAVGVHGFPLDWNHWQLDHWPDKVAEIEDVTDLPVWVTEVGVSTFGAEEVQVFGLKRTTELLLDRVERVFWYSLYDLPPSWEATTRHRESEGSAYYRHFYMGLLRHDGTPKPALEHLDPEMGICQWFHFEDHRLEEAVAWLKQLGVKRLRTGISWADWHRPGALEWFDRQMEAIASFDVTLTLCFTPPSRGRRPCHTSPPIDLAEFSQFASEVVERYIVKPATRVRQVSAS